The following coding sequences are from one uncultured Cohaesibacter sp. window:
- the cas9 gene encoding type II CRISPR RNA-guided endonuclease Cas9 (Cas9, originally named Csn1, is the large, multifunctional signature protein of type II CRISPR/Cas systems. It is well known even to general audiences because its RNA-guided endonuclease activity has made it a popular tool for custom editing of eukaryotic genomes.), producing the protein MQPILFSFDIGTNSIGWCVLGLDGNNEPERIVDMGARIYSDGRDPQSKASLAEARREARAASRMRDRYKRRRKAILRTLVEYGLMPADKDAQAALLRETGDRKEETGEKSANPYALRAMALDEKLPPAYIGRALFHLGQRRGFKSNRKTDRRDNDQGKIATGIADLKGKMFDSNARTYGEWLAKRREAGDVVRLRADSDAFGEDGYAYYPERDLLEKEFHAIWDAQAAHYPDILTDERRAYLFRVMFYQRPLKKPRIGKCSFNPLEERLAKAHPLFQEFRLYKEVNELELVQPDLSQKKLTVDQRDKLIHHLRSKREVTFKALHKTLKLTPDITFNKETDSRTKLKGDEVYALLSDNKRFGPKWASFSREEQWKIIVTLKEEEDPAILFQWLRETYGMEGEQAEAIANCPLPEGYGRLGGTALSSMLDELKNTIVDGFVITEATAALNCGYDHSNLGHDSENGEPLLPPYQEILERHIPPGSGDPDDIYDIYKGRITNPTVHIGLNQLRRLVNALIKQHGKPRYMAVELARDLQMSDKQKQDANRTIAKNTRAAEERGKKLEQMGQQNNGYNRLLLKLWEELNHDHPEDRVCIYSGKPICVEMLFSAEVDIDHILPWSRTLDDSQANKILCLKSANRQKRNRAPSEVTEWNFDEVLARASRLPQNKRWRFAADAMDKFEKDGGFLARQLTDTQYLSRMAREYLECLYPSEEADQYGELKQRKHVLVSPGRLTEMFRRNWGLNALLPDSNLGEMAQAKNRMDHRHHAIDAAVVGVTTRSLLQRISSAAGRMDGQALEVYVNKLVGENLPWPEFREDLQRAVNAITVSHKPDHGTVSRSAYAKGKGQTAGKLHNDTAYGLGKDKEGKPVAVHRKPFMALQAKDLVSIRDEKLQAELTRALQAVSDKDKKAWAEALKKFRDNHATFRGIRRVRIAETLKTIPISDKNGRVYKGYKGDANYRYDVWETLDGKWHSEVVSMYDAHQPERQSAFHKDHPTARRVLRLQQNDMVAYEHPSDGYTIGRVVKFVGDGRIYFAGHKEAGSLKARDTNKEDPFKYFVKSASALKIAQCRQIRIDEAGKVRDPGPQDRESK; encoded by the coding sequence ATGCAGCCCATTCTGTTTTCATTTGATATTGGCACCAATTCCATTGGCTGGTGCGTCCTTGGCCTTGATGGTAACAATGAGCCTGAACGTATTGTTGATATGGGCGCGCGCATCTATTCCGATGGCCGCGATCCACAATCAAAAGCATCGCTCGCTGAGGCTCGGCGCGAGGCGCGCGCAGCCTCTCGCATGAGGGATCGCTATAAGCGCAGGCGCAAGGCAATTTTGCGAACGCTCGTCGAATATGGCCTGATGCCCGCGGACAAAGACGCGCAAGCAGCGCTGTTGCGCGAAACAGGCGACCGCAAAGAAGAGACGGGAGAGAAAAGCGCCAATCCTTACGCTCTGCGCGCTATGGCGCTTGATGAAAAACTGCCACCGGCTTATATCGGCCGCGCACTGTTCCATCTGGGGCAACGACGGGGTTTCAAATCCAATCGCAAAACGGATCGCCGCGACAATGATCAGGGCAAGATCGCCACGGGTATCGCCGATCTCAAGGGAAAGATGTTCGATAGCAACGCTCGCACCTATGGCGAATGGCTGGCGAAACGCCGTGAGGCTGGCGATGTTGTCCGCCTGAGGGCTGATTCAGATGCTTTTGGCGAAGATGGCTATGCCTACTATCCGGAACGGGACTTGCTGGAAAAGGAATTTCACGCCATCTGGGATGCGCAGGCCGCACATTATCCGGACATTCTGACGGATGAGAGGCGTGCCTATCTCTTCCGTGTCATGTTTTACCAGCGCCCCCTGAAAAAGCCACGGATAGGGAAATGCAGCTTCAATCCTCTTGAGGAACGACTCGCCAAGGCACATCCGCTGTTTCAGGAATTCCGCCTTTACAAAGAAGTCAACGAGCTTGAGCTGGTGCAGCCCGATTTGAGCCAGAAAAAACTCACGGTGGATCAGCGCGACAAACTCATTCACCATTTGCGCAGCAAACGTGAAGTCACGTTCAAGGCACTCCACAAAACCTTAAAGCTGACACCAGACATCACCTTCAACAAGGAAACTGATAGCCGTACAAAGCTGAAGGGGGACGAGGTCTATGCCCTTCTGTCAGATAATAAGCGCTTTGGCCCCAAGTGGGCATCTTTCAGCCGGGAGGAACAATGGAAGATCATCGTCACTCTGAAAGAAGAGGAAGACCCTGCCATTCTGTTTCAATGGTTGCGGGAGACTTATGGCATGGAAGGCGAGCAAGCAGAAGCCATCGCGAATTGTCCTTTGCCTGAGGGCTATGGACGACTGGGGGGAACCGCGCTGTCCTCCATGCTTGATGAATTGAAAAATACCATTGTTGATGGCTTTGTTATTACCGAAGCGACTGCAGCACTAAATTGTGGCTATGACCATTCCAATCTCGGCCATGATTCCGAGAATGGAGAGCCTCTTCTGCCGCCTTATCAGGAAATTCTGGAACGCCACATCCCCCCAGGATCTGGCGATCCTGACGACATATACGACATCTACAAGGGCCGCATTACCAATCCCACGGTTCATATCGGGCTCAATCAGTTGCGACGTCTAGTCAATGCCCTGATCAAGCAACACGGCAAGCCACGCTATATGGCGGTTGAATTGGCACGAGACCTCCAGATGTCGGATAAGCAAAAGCAGGATGCAAACCGAACCATCGCCAAAAACACGCGTGCAGCAGAGGAGCGTGGCAAAAAGCTGGAACAGATGGGGCAGCAAAATAATGGCTACAATCGCCTGTTGCTCAAGCTCTGGGAAGAATTGAACCATGATCATCCGGAGGATCGGGTCTGCATCTATTCTGGCAAGCCCATCTGCGTCGAAATGCTCTTCTCGGCTGAGGTGGATATCGATCATATCCTGCCATGGTCGCGAACCCTTGACGACAGTCAAGCCAACAAGATCCTGTGCCTCAAATCCGCGAATCGGCAAAAGCGGAACCGTGCGCCCTCTGAAGTTACCGAATGGAATTTTGATGAAGTGTTGGCCCGCGCGTCGCGCCTGCCCCAGAACAAGCGTTGGCGTTTCGCTGCCGATGCCATGGACAAATTCGAAAAAGATGGCGGCTTTCTCGCGCGCCAATTAACCGACACGCAATATCTCTCGCGCATGGCGCGGGAATATCTCGAATGCCTCTATCCTTCTGAAGAAGCAGATCAATATGGCGAGCTTAAACAACGCAAGCATGTGCTGGTATCTCCCGGTCGGCTCACCGAAATGTTCCGGCGCAACTGGGGGCTCAATGCGCTGCTACCGGATAGCAATCTGGGCGAAATGGCGCAGGCAAAGAACCGTATGGATCATCGCCACCACGCCATCGATGCTGCAGTGGTGGGCGTAACGACCCGCAGCTTGCTGCAACGAATTTCTAGTGCCGCCGGGCGCATGGATGGTCAGGCTCTTGAGGTCTATGTCAACAAGCTGGTGGGCGAAAATCTCCCATGGCCCGAGTTTCGGGAAGATCTGCAAAGGGCAGTCAATGCCATCACTGTCAGCCATAAGCCCGACCATGGTACGGTATCCCGCTCGGCTTATGCAAAGGGCAAAGGCCAGACGGCTGGCAAGCTTCACAATGATACGGCTTATGGCCTTGGGAAGGACAAGGAGGGAAAGCCGGTCGCGGTTCATCGCAAACCTTTTATGGCCTTGCAAGCAAAGGATCTAGTTTCTATTCGAGATGAAAAACTGCAAGCGGAACTGACCCGTGCTCTCCAAGCTGTCAGTGACAAAGACAAGAAAGCTTGGGCGGAAGCCTTGAAAAAATTCAGGGACAACCACGCCACATTTCGCGGCATTCGGCGTGTTCGCATAGCCGAAACGCTAAAAACCATTCCAATTAGTGACAAGAACGGTCGGGTTTATAAAGGTTACAAGGGAGATGCCAACTATCGCTATGATGTTTGGGAAACGCTGGACGGAAAGTGGCATTCGGAGGTGGTCTCCATGTATGACGCCCACCAGCCGGAGCGGCAATCAGCCTTTCACAAGGACCACCCGACCGCGCGGCGCGTGCTGCGCCTGCAACAGAATGACATGGTAGCCTATGAACATCCTTCCGACGGCTACACCATTGGCCGCGTCGTTAAATTCGTTGGCGATGGCAGAATTTATTTTGCGGGTCATAAAGAAGCTGGAAGCTTGAAAGCACGAGACACCAACAAAGAGGATCCATTTAAGTATTTCGTCAAGTCGGCATCAGCACTAAAAATTGCACAATGCCGCCAAATCCGTATTGATGAAGCAGGAAAAGTCAGAGACCCCGGACCACAGGATCGCGAAAGCAAATAA
- the cas1 gene encoding type II CRISPR-associated endonuclease Cas1, with protein sequence MERIVDISSDGLYLSVHRGFLIVSRSSEEQGRIALDDIGGLIVHAHGASWSNQVFIRLSERNVPVVLCGTNHAPVSVVWPLEGHHAQGARLRAQISAPKPLQKQLWQKIVAAKIRMQGQVLLANGKEGSAFEMLARKVRSGDPENIEAQAARRYWKQLFGPDFSRDQNGEDANAQLNYGYTVLRAIISRAICASGLHPTMGIFHSNRANTFALADDIMEVYRPLVDQIVINLQAADELGVSPSAKQTLTSISTFDLESGPGRSPLSVQVSRLTHSVATSFETGKASLELPVLPSSLELASLGRAEYWEEKS encoded by the coding sequence ATGGAACGCATTGTCGACATATCGTCTGACGGGTTATATCTGTCTGTGCATCGCGGGTTTCTCATCGTGTCCAGATCGAGTGAGGAGCAGGGCAGAATTGCGCTTGATGATATCGGCGGATTGATTGTGCATGCTCATGGCGCGAGCTGGTCAAATCAGGTGTTTATACGGCTTTCAGAGCGGAATGTGCCGGTGGTCTTGTGTGGCACCAATCATGCGCCGGTCTCTGTCGTGTGGCCTTTGGAAGGGCACCATGCGCAGGGTGCTCGATTGCGGGCTCAGATCAGTGCGCCAAAACCGTTGCAAAAGCAGCTTTGGCAGAAGATCGTAGCCGCGAAAATTCGCATGCAGGGACAAGTTCTTCTGGCAAACGGCAAAGAAGGCAGTGCATTCGAGATGCTGGCTCGCAAAGTGCGTTCCGGTGATCCTGAAAATATCGAAGCACAAGCAGCACGACGCTATTGGAAGCAACTCTTTGGCCCTGATTTCTCTCGCGACCAGAATGGAGAAGACGCCAATGCCCAACTTAATTATGGCTACACCGTGTTGCGTGCCATTATTTCTCGGGCGATTTGTGCGTCGGGTTTACATCCGACAATGGGTATTTTCCATTCCAATCGTGCCAACACATTTGCTCTTGCAGACGATATCATGGAAGTTTACCGCCCTTTAGTCGACCAGATCGTAATCAATCTTCAGGCTGCAGATGAGCTGGGCGTCTCGCCTTCTGCCAAGCAAACGCTGACGAGCATTTCGACCTTCGATCTTGAAAGCGGTCCTGGGCGTTCACCTCTTTCTGTACAGGTATCGCGCCTGACGCATTCTGTTGCAACAAGCTTCGAGACTGGAAAGGCCTCGCTCGAGTTACCCGTGCTTCCCTCGTCTTTGGAACTTGCCAGTCTTGGGCGTGCGGAATATTGGGAAGAGAAATCATGA
- the cas2 gene encoding CRISPR-associated endonuclease Cas2 produces the protein MGREIMTAFEQKATSGATHLSGYQIMWILVTFDLPVETKKQRKAATKFREFLLDLGFEMSQLSNYLRFCNGKEQFESYVRQIERALPEWGDIYIFQFTDRQYENIVRFSDQARKKRKKNPEQLALF, from the coding sequence TTGGGAAGAGAAATCATGACGGCGTTCGAGCAGAAAGCAACGAGTGGAGCAACGCATCTGAGTGGATATCAGATCATGTGGATATTGGTAACGTTTGACTTGCCAGTCGAAACGAAAAAACAACGCAAAGCAGCGACAAAATTTCGCGAGTTTCTGCTGGACTTGGGCTTTGAAATGAGCCAACTTTCTAATTATCTGAGATTTTGTAATGGCAAAGAACAGTTTGAAAGCTATGTACGGCAGATTGAACGCGCCCTGCCCGAATGGGGAGACATCTACATCTTTCAATTCACGGATCGGCAATATGAAAATATTGTCCGATTCTCTGATCAGGCGCGCAAAAAGCGCAAGAAAAATCCTGAGCAGTTGGCTCTTTTTTGA
- a CDS encoding aldehyde dehydrogenase family protein translates to MNVIDTKTRSAALDTSHLGVEFPFKSRYGNFINGEFVEPKSGQYFQNPTPITGEILCECARSNADDIDAALDAAHAAFPAWGKTSLTERSNALLKIADLMEANTNLLAVAETLDNGKPIRESIAADVALAVDHFRYFAGCIRAEEGHISEIDNNTYAYHIPEPLGVVGQIIPWNFPLLMAVWKLAPALAAGNCVVLKPAEQTPASIMVFMELVGHLLPPGVVNVVNGFGLEAGKPLASSKRIAKIAFTGETTTGRLIMQYAAQNLIPVTLELGGKSPNIFFEDIMDADDAFFDKCLEGFSMFALNSGEVCTCPSRALVQESIYDDFMARALERVKKVKQGNPLDMATMIGAQASGEQKEKISSYLKIGEQEGATCLMGGTVANLPGLEGGNYINPTVFKGNNKMRIFQEEIFGPVLSVCTFKDDDEALAIANDTEFGLGAGVWTRNGNRAFRFGREIQAGRVWTNCYHAYPAHAAFGGYKQSGIGRETHKMMLEHYRQTKNMLVSYSTDALGFF, encoded by the coding sequence ATGAACGTCATCGATACCAAAACGCGCTCCGCAGCGCTCGACACATCTCATCTGGGAGTGGAATTCCCCTTCAAGTCCCGTTATGGCAACTTTATCAATGGGGAATTTGTAGAGCCAAAATCAGGGCAATATTTCCAGAACCCAACACCGATTACCGGCGAAATCCTGTGCGAATGCGCACGCTCCAATGCTGACGACATCGATGCAGCACTCGATGCAGCACATGCAGCTTTCCCCGCATGGGGCAAGACGTCTCTCACCGAGCGCTCCAACGCCTTGCTGAAAATCGCAGATCTGATGGAAGCAAACACCAATCTTCTTGCGGTGGCAGAAACACTCGACAACGGCAAGCCTATCCGCGAGTCGATTGCTGCTGACGTGGCGCTCGCCGTCGACCATTTCCGTTATTTCGCAGGCTGTATCCGCGCCGAAGAAGGCCATATTTCGGAAATCGACAACAACACCTATGCCTATCACATTCCCGAGCCACTGGGCGTGGTCGGCCAGATCATTCCCTGGAACTTTCCGCTTCTGATGGCCGTCTGGAAACTGGCGCCGGCACTGGCGGCAGGCAACTGCGTGGTGCTCAAACCTGCGGAACAGACCCCGGCCTCGATCATGGTCTTCATGGAACTGGTTGGCCATCTTCTGCCGCCGGGCGTGGTCAATGTGGTCAATGGTTTTGGACTGGAAGCGGGCAAGCCACTGGCGTCTTCCAAGCGGATCGCCAAGATCGCCTTCACCGGCGAGACCACGACAGGTCGTCTGATCATGCAATATGCTGCACAGAACCTTATTCCGGTAACCTTGGAACTGGGCGGCAAGTCTCCGAATATCTTCTTTGAGGACATTATGGATGCCGACGACGCCTTCTTTGACAAATGCCTTGAAGGCTTCTCGATGTTCGCCCTCAATTCCGGCGAAGTCTGCACCTGTCCGTCCCGCGCGCTGGTGCAGGAATCGATCTATGACGATTTCATGGCCCGCGCTCTGGAACGGGTCAAAAAGGTCAAACAGGGCAACCCTCTCGACATGGCAACCATGATCGGCGCTCAGGCATCCGGTGAGCAGAAGGAAAAGATCTCGTCCTATCTGAAGATCGGCGAACAGGAAGGCGCAACCTGCCTGATGGGTGGCACGGTGGCCAATCTGCCCGGCCTTGAGGGTGGCAACTATATCAATCCGACCGTCTTCAAGGGCAACAACAAGATGCGCATCTTCCAGGAGGAAATTTTCGGACCGGTTCTCTCGGTCTGCACCTTCAAGGATGATGACGAAGCGCTTGCCATTGCCAATGACACCGAATTCGGCCTCGGGGCAGGCGTCTGGACCCGTAACGGCAATCGCGCCTTCCGCTTTGGCCGCGAAATTCAGGCCGGTCGCGTCTGGACCAACTGCTACCATGCCTATCCGGCCCATGCGGCCTTTGGCGGCTACAAGCAATCAGGCATCGGCCGTGAAACACATAAAATGATGCTCGAGCATTATCGCCAAACCAAGAATATGCTGGTGAGCTACTCAACCGACGCTCTAGGTTTCTTCTAA
- a CDS encoding sigma-54-dependent Fis family transcriptional regulator, with protein sequence MAKLDLKLARLDGQEHSAIAASWNRCLHVHGLEQHTRRHETVIRRERVRDSIEHLGPLFSACRSQVQHIFQNIVGSGHAVILTDKSGTIIEFAVQSALEPLFRQAGLRRGADWSEAREGTNGIGTAIAEKRSLTIYREQHFYSDHAPLTCTGAPVFDIDGEVLALFDVSSIGRKDNPDILAHTRALLEMSARLVSKRNFQDHFADHWVMRFHPEAERVGLLEEGLIALDQNGHIVGLDQQAMSHLFVRDRGDLLGKKIDHLIDMDRDKLSDHLCDAGRVPASLAINAEHARDSHNMHARMIEPDLSRSDRVARSRVAIQRPLRPAKPAKAEDDHKFDAVLGRIGHDPALRALARKAVKLFEHDVPLLLTGETGVGKDSFARALHSASSRSEAPFIAVNCGALPENLLEGELFGYKAGAFTGAQANGFKGQILAANGGTLLLDEIGDMPLSAQTRLLQVLEQRRVTPLGSSEGIDLDIRLLAATHQPLEALCKEGKFREDLYYRICGFTLPLPSLRERTDLDHLVSSLLPAYQLENSEHFSSRARDVIASYHWPGNIRQLKHALKTASILADGGPISLEHLAMLNVASHAATCSSCEAQQLEPDGSLTQQENGTLAASLDISEREKKLIQSALMHNRWNVSRSAEQLGVSRNTLYRKMNAYGLRRSN encoded by the coding sequence TTGGCCAAACTTGATCTCAAACTTGCCCGGTTGGACGGGCAGGAACACAGCGCCATTGCTGCGTCATGGAACCGGTGTCTGCATGTGCACGGTCTTGAGCAACACACTCGTCGCCACGAAACGGTTATTCGAAGAGAGCGCGTGCGGGATTCCATTGAGCATCTGGGCCCCCTATTCTCGGCCTGTCGTTCTCAGGTTCAGCATATCTTCCAAAATATCGTTGGGTCCGGCCATGCGGTCATTCTGACCGACAAAAGCGGAACCATCATAGAATTTGCAGTGCAATCTGCGTTGGAGCCGCTTTTTCGTCAGGCGGGTTTGCGTCGCGGGGCTGACTGGAGTGAAGCCCGAGAAGGCACCAACGGCATCGGGACGGCCATTGCTGAAAAGCGCTCACTGACCATTTATCGTGAGCAGCATTTTTATAGCGATCATGCGCCCTTGACCTGCACGGGGGCGCCGGTCTTTGACATTGATGGTGAGGTGCTCGCCCTGTTTGATGTTTCTTCCATCGGGCGCAAAGACAATCCAGACATTCTTGCCCATACACGCGCACTTTTGGAAATGTCAGCCCGGCTCGTCTCGAAGAGGAACTTTCAGGATCACTTTGCCGATCATTGGGTCATGCGTTTTCACCCTGAAGCCGAGCGTGTTGGTCTTCTGGAAGAAGGGCTCATCGCGCTTGATCAAAACGGGCATATCGTTGGATTGGATCAACAGGCCATGAGCCATCTTTTTGTTCGTGATCGTGGCGATTTGCTCGGTAAGAAAATCGACCACCTCATCGACATGGATAGAGACAAGCTCTCAGACCATCTCTGTGATGCTGGGCGCGTTCCGGCCAGCCTTGCGATCAACGCCGAGCATGCACGGGATAGCCATAACATGCATGCCCGCATGATCGAACCGGATCTATCACGCTCTGATCGTGTTGCTCGCTCACGCGTTGCCATTCAACGTCCGCTTCGCCCAGCAAAACCTGCCAAGGCAGAAGACGACCATAAGTTCGATGCTGTCCTTGGCCGGATCGGTCATGATCCCGCATTAAGGGCTTTGGCACGCAAAGCTGTTAAGCTATTCGAGCATGATGTCCCTTTGCTTCTCACTGGAGAAACCGGTGTTGGCAAGGATAGCTTTGCGCGCGCTTTGCATAGTGCATCCAGTCGAAGTGAGGCTCCATTCATCGCCGTCAACTGCGGTGCATTGCCCGAAAATCTGCTAGAAGGCGAGTTGTTTGGCTATAAGGCCGGTGCTTTTACCGGCGCTCAGGCCAATGGTTTCAAGGGTCAGATTTTGGCAGCCAACGGAGGAACCCTGTTGCTGGACGAAATTGGTGACATGCCGCTTTCTGCGCAGACACGTTTGCTGCAAGTGCTCGAACAACGCCGTGTCACGCCGCTGGGAAGCTCTGAAGGCATAGACCTTGATATCCGCTTGCTTGCCGCCACGCATCAGCCGTTGGAAGCGCTTTGCAAAGAGGGCAAGTTCAGAGAAGATCTCTATTACAGGATATGTGGCTTCACCCTGCCCCTGCCTTCTTTGCGCGAACGCACGGATCTTGATCATTTGGTGAGCAGTCTGCTGCCAGCTTATCAGCTTGAAAATAGCGAGCATTTCTCGTCCAGAGCGCGCGATGTGATCGCTAGCTATCATTGGCCTGGCAATATTCGCCAGCTTAAGCATGCCTTGAAAACGGCGTCCATTCTAGCCGATGGTGGGCCGATAAGTCTTGAGCATCTCGCGATGCTGAATGTGGCAAGTCATGCAGCGACATGCAGTTCTTGTGAAGCTCAGCAGCTTGAACCAGATGGTTCGCTCACTCAGCAGGAAAACGGCACGTTGGCGGCTAGTCTCGATATCTCGGAGCGGGAAAAGAAACTGATCCAATCTGCTCTGATGCATAATCGTTGGAATGTCTCTCGCTCTGCGGAACAGTTGGGTGTTTCACGCAACACGCTCTATAGAAAAATGAACGCCTACGGTTTGCGTCGCTCAAACTGA
- a CDS encoding LysR family transcriptional regulator, whose protein sequence is MQPIPISFRQIEFLLAVADTGGTAAASRLLNVSQPSVSLAITRCEEIWGQPLFVRIVGHGMELTSFGRHKIAEIRDLQKQAHSVLLGAEGLEYLDLGLFSTLGPQYGPNLIKLFKDEYPGTEIRLWEGDLGVLHQWLNEGRIDLALLYDFGTPDECDITPLRRVDPYVLCEQNHRLAKHDTVSLDDIIDEPIILINLPYSRGFFLSLLHKEGKSVHIAYETSSIEMLRSMVANGHGIGLLATDIPNTMSYDGNYIRRLKIRGELPRHQIALARSTRVNPRPVVKNFISFAEQYFDESSKQSV, encoded by the coding sequence ATGCAACCTATACCTATCAGCTTCAGACAGATCGAATTTTTGCTTGCGGTCGCGGACACCGGCGGCACAGCTGCCGCAAGCCGTTTGCTCAATGTGTCGCAACCCTCTGTTTCGCTTGCAATAACACGTTGTGAGGAAATTTGGGGGCAGCCACTTTTTGTACGCATCGTTGGCCATGGTATGGAACTGACGAGCTTTGGTAGGCACAAAATCGCAGAAATTCGAGATTTGCAAAAACAGGCTCATTCTGTCTTGCTGGGCGCAGAAGGCCTCGAATATCTCGATCTTGGACTATTCTCCACTCTTGGGCCCCAATATGGCCCCAATCTCATCAAACTCTTCAAAGACGAGTATCCGGGCACTGAAATTCGGCTTTGGGAAGGGGATTTGGGCGTTCTGCACCAATGGCTGAATGAGGGGCGGATCGATCTAGCTTTGCTTTATGACTTCGGCACACCCGATGAATGCGATATCACGCCACTCCGACGCGTTGACCCCTATGTGCTTTGCGAACAAAACCATAGGCTGGCAAAACATGATACCGTCAGCCTTGATGACATTATCGATGAGCCGATCATCCTGATCAATCTGCCCTACAGCAGAGGCTTTTTTCTCTCGCTGCTCCATAAGGAAGGAAAATCCGTCCATATCGCTTATGAAACATCGTCCATTGAGATGTTGCGCTCCATGGTCGCAAACGGCCACGGCATTGGACTGCTCGCCACAGATATTCCCAACACGATGTCTTACGACGGAAATTATATTCGCAGACTGAAAATACGAGGCGAATTACCGCGCCACCAAATCGCGCTGGCCCGCTCAACGAGAGTGAACCCACGCCCGGTTGTGAAGAACTTCATCTCCTTCGCCGAACAGTATTTTGATGAAAGCAGCAAACAGTCAGTTTGA
- a CDS encoding CoA transferase — MSSENTRPLDGVRILDFTRVLAGPYCTAMLADLGAEVIKVEAASGDDYRHVGPFRGDESLLFQTVNRGKKSIILNLKDEQDKKAAIKLAGQCDVVIENFRPGVMDRLGLGAEFLQAAYPSLVFVSVSGFGQTGPNSHLPAYDMIIQAMSGLMDITGEAERQPMMVGDAIADVAAGMFAAFGIMVALYEREKTGKGRQVDLALYDSLLSMLPLSSCRALTAGQRPTRTGNRHALSAPFGTYPAMDGYFAVAVLNDRLFKSFAEVIGAPQLAQDPRFTSDEKRCENEAALAEFIEAWSSDKAIDEVIETLSGAGIPGAKLNTINEALASEQVAARELVTAVEHESLGILAIPEQPVHFGGVPRGNRKSAPSLGADTDAILSQLKQ, encoded by the coding sequence ATGTCGTCAGAAAATACTCGCCCTCTGGATGGGGTTCGCATTCTTGATTTTACCCGGGTTTTGGCTGGTCCCTATTGCACTGCGATGCTGGCGGATCTGGGCGCGGAGGTCATCAAGGTTGAGGCCGCGAGCGGTGACGACTATCGCCATGTAGGACCCTTCCGGGGAGATGAAAGTCTTTTGTTCCAGACGGTGAACCGGGGCAAGAAGTCCATCATTTTGAACCTGAAGGATGAACAGGACAAGAAGGCTGCGATTAAGCTGGCCGGACAATGCGATGTCGTGATTGAAAATTTTCGACCTGGCGTGATGGACCGCTTGGGTTTGGGGGCCGAATTTTTGCAAGCTGCCTACCCTTCCCTCGTTTTCGTTTCAGTTTCCGGTTTTGGCCAAACCGGTCCGAACAGCCATCTGCCAGCCTATGACATGATTATTCAAGCCATGAGTGGCCTTATGGACATCACTGGCGAAGCGGAGCGCCAGCCAATGATGGTTGGCGATGCTATCGCCGATGTCGCTGCGGGAATGTTCGCTGCATTTGGCATAATGGTTGCGCTTTACGAAAGGGAGAAAACCGGCAAGGGAAGACAGGTGGATTTGGCCCTATATGATTCACTCCTGTCCATGTTGCCGCTCTCTTCCTGTCGGGCCCTCACGGCAGGGCAACGGCCGACACGCACTGGCAATCGCCATGCGCTGTCGGCCCCTTTCGGGACTTATCCGGCCATGGATGGCTATTTCGCTGTTGCTGTGCTCAATGATCGATTGTTCAAGAGCTTCGCCGAAGTCATCGGCGCGCCGCAACTTGCCCAGGATCCTCGCTTCACATCAGATGAAAAGCGCTGTGAGAATGAGGCGGCGCTGGCGGAGTTCATCGAAGCATGGTCTTCAGACAAAGCTATTGATGAAGTGATTGAGACGCTTTCCGGCGCAGGTATTCCCGGTGCGAAACTCAACACAATCAATGAGGCGCTGGCCTCTGAACAGGTTGCCGCGCGTGAGCTTGTTACTGCGGTTGAACATGAAAGTCTCGGGATTCTCGCGATCCCCGAACAACCTGTTCATTTTGGCGGCGTTCCAAGAGGTAATAGAAAATCAGCCCCCTCACTCGGCGCAGACACTGACGCCATATTGAGCCAACTGAAACAATAA